One Klebsiella electrica genomic window, CGAGACCACGGTAAATCAGCTGCTGCTGAATAATGGTCACCAGGTTGCTGACGATATAGTAAACCACCAGACCTGACGGGAACCACAGGAAGAACACCGTAAAGATGACCGGCATGAAGGTCATGATCTTCTGCTGCATCGGGTCGGTCACGGTCGTTGGCGACATCTTCTGAATGAAGAACATCGTCGCGCCCATGATGATCGGCAGGATGTAGTACGGGTCTTGCGCTGACAGGTCGTGGATCCACAGGATAAACGGCGCATGACGCAGTTCAACCGAGGCGCTCAGCATGTAATACAGCGCAAGGAAGATCGGCATCTGAATAATCAGCGGGAAGCAGCCACCCAGCGGGTTGACCTTTTCTGCTTTATACAGGGCCATCATTTCCTGGCTTTGACGCTGTTTGTCATCGCCCAGACGCTCACGCATTGCCTGAATCTTCGGCTGCAGCATGCGCATCTTCGCCATCGAGGTGTACTGCGCTTTGGTCAGCGGGTACATGATGCCACGAACGATGAAGGTGATGACGATAATCGAGAAGCCCCAGTTACCGAGGAAGCTGTGGATGAATTTCAGCAGCTTAAACAGCGGTTGGGAGATGAACCACAGCCAGCCGTAGTCGACGGTCAGATCGAGGTGCGGCGCGACGGCAGCCATTTTGTCCTGAATGGCCGGGCCGACCCACAGCACGCTTTCCAGCTTGTCGGTTTGACCCGGCTGTACCAGCACCGGCTGCGATTTGTAGCCGATGGCGACAACGCCGTTGCCGAGGTTGGCGGTGTAGAAGCTGTTGATGCCGTTGTTACTCGGCACCCATGCGGTGGTGA contains:
- the yidC gene encoding membrane protein insertase YidC; protein product: MDSQRNLLIIALLFVSFMIWQAWEQDNNPQAQQQTTQTTTTAAGSAADQGVPASGQGKLITVKTDVLELTINTRGGDVEQALLPAYPKALKSTEPFQLLETTPQFIYQAQSGLTGRDGPDNPANGARPLYNVDKDAFVLAEGQDEIVIPLTYTDKAGNVFTKTFTLKRGDYAVNVGYSVHNAGEKPLEISTFGQLKQTANLPTARDTQTGGLSTMHTFRGAAYSTSESKYEKYKFDTIIDNENLNVSTKDGWVAMLQQYFTTAWVPSNNGINSFYTANLGNGVVAIGYKSQPVLVQPGQTDKLESVLWVGPAIQDKMAAVAPHLDLTVDYGWLWFISQPLFKLLKFIHSFLGNWGFSIIVITFIVRGIMYPLTKAQYTSMAKMRMLQPKIQAMRERLGDDKQRQSQEMMALYKAEKVNPLGGCFPLIIQMPIFLALYYMLSASVELRHAPFILWIHDLSAQDPYYILPIIMGATMFFIQKMSPTTVTDPMQQKIMTFMPVIFTVFFLWFPSGLVVYYIVSNLVTIIQQQLIYRGLEKRGLHSREKKKS